GCGCCTCTGCGATCGCCGACCCGAGATCGACCAGCGGCAGGGCGCCGTCGAAGGTCGGCTTGACGAGCCCGTCGATGATCGCATGCCAGTCGGCAAGCCCCTGGCGGTAACGGTCGCCAAAACCCTGCACCATGGTCGCGGTCTCGACGATCGCGCCCGCGGCGCCCGGCTGCTTGATCAGCGCGCGCGAGATCATGTGCAGCCAGCGCTCGACCCAGACGCGCTCCTCGCCATAGCGGATCGAGAACATGCGCCAGCGCCGCAGCCACGCCTCGATCCTGAGCCGGCGGATGCCCCAACGACTTTGGGTACTGAAGGGAATCGAGACCTGCTTGTGCAGCCAGCCGAGCATGCCGAGCACCGTGAGCACGGGCGCGGCGGCCACCGCCGGCAGCGCATCGACCAGCTCGTCGAAACGGAAACGGTGGACATCGCGCGAGCGCATCTGGCCGCCGCTTGCCTCGAACCCGGCGAGCTTGAGCTGCGCGATCCGGATCGCGTCCTGGTAGCTCATGCGTTCCGCCATCAGCCGCGCGATCTCGCAGAACATCGGGCCGTCGACGCCCTGCCGGCCGATGAAGCGCCGCAGGCGCTCGACGTAGAGATGGGCATAGCGCGCGCCCTGATAATCCATCAGGCAGCGGATGCCGTCTGCGACGATTGCGGCCGCACCGATGGGCAGGCCGTCCGGCAGGGCCGGCGGCGTATGGTCCTGCTCCTCGAGGAAATCGGCGAACAGGTAGCGAAGCGAAGCCAGCAATCCGTCGTCCGACACGGGCGCTTCCTAACGTTGCCAGTGCGGTGGTTCAGAAATCCCCTTCATCGTTCGCGAGTCCTCAAAGGGAATTTCGAAAACCAGACCACACCCGAATCAAGCTTTCTAGTGTCCTTTCGAACCCGAGGTTCGCAAGGGGGCCCGCGGCAGGGAGATGCGAACTCCGGATTCGGGACACTAGGCGGGATTGGCGGCCGGAACCGAGGTCGCCGTCTGCTGCGCCAGCCGCTGCTCTAGCCTGTCGATGTTCTCGAACAGGCGGGTTGTCATAAGCTTGAGGAAATAAAAACCGAACGCCGGATTCTGCACGTACAGCTGCTCGACCTGATCGTAGCTGACGCTCAGGATGACGCCTGTCTGAATGCATTCCAGCGTCTGGGTTCGCAGATTCGACGGCGACAGCATGCCGAACTCGCCGACGATGGCGCCGACCGGCAATTCGATGCCGGATTCCACCAGCCGATAACGGCCGCTGACGATGTAGTACATGCTGTCGGCCTTCTCGTCCTTGTAGAACAGGACCTCGCCGGCCGTGCATTTGCGCTCGGTCATGAACGGCTTCAGCCATTCCATCGACAGGTCGCTGCTGACCGATTTCTTGACGTTGCGGACGAGCTGCAGCATCTGGTGCAGCCGGTAGGTGTTGAGCGGCAACAGCACCGAATGCAGGATCAGCGTCGCATAATTGTGGGTCGGGATCGCGGTCGTGATCAGGATGATGTTGGTCAGGATGCCGAACACCCGGAGCGGGATCATGGTCCGCATCGACAGCGTCGCCACCACGAAGATCGAGGCGAAGAAGCTGCCGGCAGCGCCGGCGTGTTCTGCGAGATGTGAGGTGTCCATGGGGCCAACCAAAGCGTCTGGAAAAGCCGGCACGCCGGCCTGTTCCGGCGCGCCCCTTATCATAATGTCCGCAGGTCGTTTTGATATACGCGGAAAAAGCAACGTTTTGTGCGGGATTTGCTCTATTCCGTCAAATTCGCGTTTCCGGGCCGGCCTGTCCCGCCCCGGCGAACCGGACCACGCTGCAGAGCGAAAGAAGCGACCCGCCGCGCCGATAACGTTGTTTTGCGGCCGTCGTTGACGGCCTGCCGTCGCCCGGGGCACCTTGTCGAAAAGGCCGCCACGGCCGCTTTCACCCCCAAGGCCACGCCGCCCGGATGCCCAAACCCATCGCCTTCCCCGCGCTTTCCCAGTTCGTGGCAGCGACCGCCGGCCGCAACATGACCAAGGCGGCCTACGCGGCGATCGCGATCGGCGTGCTGACGATGGCGCTGCTCACCGTCAAC
This genomic interval from Bradyrhizobium sp. NP1 contains the following:
- a CDS encoding DUF6537 domain-containing protein; this translates as MSDDGLLASLRYLFADFLEEQDHTPPALPDGLPIGAAAIVADGIRCLMDYQGARYAHLYVERLRRFIGRQGVDGPMFCEIARLMAERMSYQDAIRIAQLKLAGFEASGGQMRSRDVHRFRFDELVDALPAVAAAPVLTVLGMLGWLHKQVSIPFSTQSRWGIRRLRIEAWLRRWRMFSIRYGEERVWVERWLHMISRALIKQPGAAGAIVETATMVQGFGDRYRQGLADWHAIIDGLVKPTFDGALPLVDLGSAIAEARAAIMPDPRQAALKRAIAQIRARAQGDAPKAAAE
- a CDS encoding cyclic nucleotide-binding domain-containing protein, yielding MDTSHLAEHAGAAGSFFASIFVVATLSMRTMIPLRVFGILTNIILITTAIPTHNYATLILHSVLLPLNTYRLHQMLQLVRNVKKSVSSDLSMEWLKPFMTERKCTAGEVLFYKDEKADSMYYIVSGRYRLVESGIELPVGAIVGEFGMLSPSNLRTQTLECIQTGVILSVSYDQVEQLYVQNPAFGFYFLKLMTTRLFENIDRLEQRLAQQTATSVPAANPA